From Drosophila miranda strain MSH22 chromosome Y unlocalized genomic scaffold, D.miranda_PacBio2.1 Contig_Y6_pilon, whole genome shotgun sequence, one genomic window encodes:
- the LOC117195129 gene encoding death-associated protein kinase related-like — protein sequence MFTEKGIFPIGDGLLDVDAERFNGLLVSHDINEIYEVEQTPFARGKFAAVRRAIHKNTGSHFAAKFLKRRRRAQSSDKEIKHEIAVLILCEGEENIVNLNAVHETRSDTALLLELATGGELQTILDNEECLTEAQARHCMREVLKALKFLHDRSIAHLDLKPQNILLAGERIEDGLKLCDFGISRVVCEGINVREMAGTPDYVAPEVLQYEPLSLLTDIWSVGVLTYVLLSGFSPFGGNTKQETFLNISQCALTFPDNLFGGVSPVAIDFIRRALRIKPNDRMSAAGCVEHVWLKDESSMDRQMYLQAQSDAEEEEEEEEDDLEDEEVEEPVAEEKAEEQEQQQQSQEQQKQQKPSSGSNKPTHNGHHRAHSNGSSSSISKIPIATGKLLGSPISSTSTSTSTETTTAIHTLTSNGHGQSNTVCLSAKPTQIVTPTRRASDSDKENTYTATFVKKPPVQAPATAARMNSIRRASDPLMAVYKKQPQNSGANSNSSSSNSNNPSPGSSPSSGSTATLLLNSHRLASASASGPASTVASTAVSSSSSTKATATAHHLHHHHMHHDNTKNGCLWIDDWAHQ from the coding sequence ATGTTCACCGAAAAGGGAATCTTTCCCATAGGCGATGGCCTTTTGGATGTAGATGCCGAACGCTTTAACGGATTGCTCGTGTCGCATGACATCAACGAGATCTACGAGGTGGAACAGACGCCGTTTGCCAGGGGCAAATTCGCCGCCGTTCGCCGTGCCATTCACAAGAACACGGGCTCCCATTTCGCGGCAAAGTTCTTGAAGCGACGCCGACGCGCACAGAGCAGCGACAAGGAGATCAAACACGAGATCGCCGTCCTAATACTCTGCGAGGGCGAGGAGAACATTGTCAATCTGAATGCGGTGCACGAGACCCGTTCGGACACAGCCCTGCTGCTGGAACTGGCCACTGGTGGCGAGCTGCAGACCATACTGGACAACGAGGAGTGCCTGACAGAGGCCCAGGCCCGCCACTGCATGCGAGAGGTGCTGAAGGCTCTCAAGTTTCTCCACGACCGATCCATTGCCCACCTGGACCTCAAGCCACAGAACATTTTGCTCGCCGGCGAGCGTATAGAAGATGGCCTCAAGCTCTGTGACTTTGGGATCTCGCGCGTTGTGTGCGAGGGCATCAATGTCCGCGAGATGGCCGGCACACCCGACTACGTGGCCCCCGAGGTGCTCCAGTACGAGCCACTCTCCCTGCTGACGGACATCTGGTCCGTAGGCGTTCTCACCTATGTCTTGCTCTCCGGCTTCTCGCCCTTTGGCGGGAACACCAAGCAGGAGACCTTCCTCAATATCTCGCAGTGTGCGCTCACCTTTCCGGACAACCTATTCGGTGGCGTCTCGCCAGTGGCCATCGATTTCATACGCCGCGCATTGCGAATTAAGCCAAACGATCGCATGAGTGCCGCTGGATGCGTGGAACATGTCTGGCTGAAGGATGAGAGCTCGATGGATAGACAAATGTATCTGCAGGCTCAGAGCGATGCtgaagaggaagaggaggaggaagaagacGACCTTGAGGATGAGGAAGTGGAGGAGCCAGTGGCCGAGGAGAAGGCAGAGGAgcaggaacagcaacagcagtcacaggaacaacaaaagcaacagaagccaagcagtggcagcaacaaacCCACGCACAATGGCCACCATCGGGCCCACAGCAATGGGAGCAGTAGCAGCATCTCAAAAATACCCATTGCCACCGGGAAGCTCCTGGGAAGCCCCataagcagcaccagcaccagcaccagcacagaGACAACGACAGCCATACACACGCTGACCAGCAATGGACACGGACAGAGCAACACGGTCTGCCTGTCCGCCAAGCCCACTCAGATCGTGACACCCACACGTCGAGCCTCCGACTCGGACAAGGAGAACACATACACGGCGACATTTGTGAAGAAGCCCCCGGTGCAGGCCCCCGCGACAGCAGCACGAATGAACAGCATTCGCCGCGCCTCCGACCCGCTGATGGCCGTCTATAAGAAGCAGCCACAGAACAGCGGCGCCAACAGCAATAgttccagcagcaacagcaacaatcccAGCCCCGGCAGCAGTCCCAGCTCGGGCAGCACGGCCACCCTGCTCCTAAATAGCCATCGCCTGGCGTCCGCGTCCGCGTCCGGGCCAGCCAGCACGGTCGCCAGCACCGCTGTAtcctcaagcagcagcaccaaagctactgccactgcccaccatctgcaccaccaccacatGCACCACGACAAcacgaaaaa